One Rouxiella sp. S1S-2 genomic window, TAAGCAGCCTGATTTTGATTGTTGTTTCGCTGCTTACCGGGATTTTTCCTTTTTACGCTGCATAGAGTGTTTTATGACTTGGTTATTTGATCAATGGGACTTCATCGCCATCCTGCTACAAATCATCGTAATCGACCTGCTGTTGGGCGGTGATAACGCGGTGGTTATTGCTATGGCATGCCGGAAATTACCACCGCACCAGCGCAACAAGGCGATCGTGATTGGAACCGCCGGTGCGATTATTGCGCGCGTGGTCTTATTGATAGTGGCGGTCAAGCTGCTGGACTTGCCTTATCTGAAGCTAGTGGGCGGCGTTTTACTGCTGTGGATTGGTATCAAGCTGGTCGCTAACGAAGACGAAGAGAGCGATATAAAAAGCGGCACCAGCCTGTGGAAAACGGCGATGACCATCGTGGTGGCCGACGTGGTGATGTCACTGGACAACGTGCTGGCCGTGGCGGCAGCGGGCAAGGGCAACTATGTGCTGGTGGCGCTTGGGGTGGTAATAAGCATCCCTATCATCATTGCCGGCAGTAAGCTGGTGCTGGCAATGATCAACCGTTTTCCGTTTATTATCATGCTGGGGGGTGCCCTGATTGGCTGGATTGCTGGCAGTATGTTTGTCACCGATCCCGCGATTGCGCATTTGAATTTTGCCGCCATTAATCATTTGCCAACCATTGCCGGTGTTGTTGGCGCACTGGTTGTTCTGGCAATTGGCGTAGGTAAAAGCAAACTGGCCGTGAAAAACGGCCACTGACGCTTTTATCGATAGATGTTCTTTAACGTTAAAACCCCAGGGACTTAATCCTCTGGGGTTTTTAATTGGCGGTAGACACAACTTATTGATGATTGTTAATCACTTTAAGCTATCGGCTGCGGTCTGAGCGATCGTGATTTCATCCGGATTGGCAGAACCACTCACACCCACTGAGCCAATCACGCTGTCGTTATAAACAACGGGATTTCCGCCGCCCAAAGGCACCATGCCCGGCAGGGTAGCAATCGCAGGCTCTGTTCCATTGGCGCGTCCCATGTATTTATCGGTCGGCGTGCGGTAAAGCGCCGCCGCACGTGCCTTGAGAATTGACGAGTCAATGCAGCCTACCGGCGCGGTATCCATACGTTTGAACGCCAGCAGTTGCCCTGATTGATCCAGCACCGCGATACAGACGTTGGCATTTAACCTGCCTGCTTTATCAACCGCTACGGCGATGAGTTTATCAGCGTCGCTGCTGGTTAAAATGGCCTGCGTTGTGGTGGCATTTGCCGAGAAAGCATTCAGGCTACTTATAGAACACAGTGCAGCCAGCAGGAGTAATTTCTTCATGTAAGGTCCCTTTAAAAGTGGTAATGAGTCATAGAGAATAAGGTTATAGTTAAGTAACATTGCCCTTAAATAATGGTCGTTCACAAAATGTGAACGACACAGCTATAAAACTTTTTATTATTTTTATTGAAGTGCCGCCAATGCTGCTTTGGCTGCTTCGTTATCAACATTGCCGTCTGGCGTACTCACGCCAATCGCACCGACCGTTTGACCGGCTAATTTGATAGGAATTCCACCGGCGAAAGGTAAAATACGCGGATTACCTAATATATTTAAATTACCCTGAGAAACCTTTTGCTGATAAGTTTCCGTCGGCTGGTCAAAATAAGCGGATGTTTTAGCTTTTTCCGGTGCCAGTGCAATATTAGCGGGAGTAGCCCCGTCAAGGCGGTCAAAAGTAATAAGTTGGCCAGCGGCGTCAACAACAGCCACGGCACCGCCAATGTGGTGCGACTTAATGGTATCTTCCGCTTTTTTCAATAATACGTTTGCCATATCGCGGGTTAATACGGGAACGCGGGTAATTCCATCGTCCGACGCCTGAGTAGCAAAACTGACTAACAGCCCGGATACCAATAACGCATAGCTGAATTTCTTCATCGTAACTCTCTCTTTATTTAATGCATGATGCAGGTCCGAGAAACGTAACCCGCCTTTACAGATTCTGTTTAGATTTCTACCCCGCGCTGTTGCCTATACGGTTGGTTTTATTGAACCTAAATCGGGTGCTTATCCAGTAATCAACACTCCAGTGGCCCGGACCGTTGATAACCAGCAGGATAAACCCTGCAGCACAGGAGGCATTTTTCAACCACACAATAAGGTGTGGCAGGGTAAAGCCCTGATAAAAAAGAAAGCCGGCAATAATGGAAAAGGCGGCCATAAAAACGGAGGTAAAACGGGTCAGAAATCCGCAGGCAATGGCAATGCTGCCACCCACTTCAAGCAAAATAACTAACGGTAGAAAGAGAGCGGGCACGCCGTTCTGTGCCATAGTCGACACGTTTTCCGAGTATTGGAATATCTTTTCCGTGCCTGAAGTGAAAAATAATCCTACGGCGAGAATGCGCGCGATCACACAGGAAAAAGCCGTTAACTTATTCATATTTAATTTCGCTAGAGTTAATGTTTAAAGAAAGAGCCCCGGGTTTTTCATTGAAGGAATTCATTCACCGCAATAATAAACACGACAAAATATAGTAGCATGGGAAAAACATGTATCACCGTGAGTTAATAATTGCGGTTATTTTTAACATGCACCGAGATTTAAAAAAAGACTCAGCGAGTTATGGTTACTGATATCATTAGTTATATATCACCACGCGGGATTAATTCAAACTTGGAATAATCAGATATTCTTAAGCCAATAAACGACAGTGAATATTTCACTGCAGCTTATTAACTTAAAGACCCTTCATTTGCTGGGGTTGATTGCAGGCTGTAACTATTGATAGTCCCATATTTTTTCGGCAATCTTCACAAATTGGCGCGCCACCGGCGATAGCTCACTCCAGGAATGAAACTGTAGACCAAAGGTACGTGGCATAACCAGCAAAGGCATCGGGATTTCGACCAGCGGAATGGCATGTTGGATCTCTTCCAATGCGCGACGAGAAATAAAACTCAGCAAGTTGGTTTCGACAATCACTGAGTGAAGCGTGGCTATCGAATTTGCCTCGATCTGAATTCGCGGCGGCGGATATCCTCCCGCACGAAGGCGGTGTTCAAGCCATTGACGGGTCGCCACTTTCCTGGATGGCAGCAGCCAATTGTACTGGTCCAACTGCTCGGAAGTTGGATGAATGCCGGCCAGAGGATGATCTTTACTGGCCACCAGCACGACCGGATCGTCTAGCAAGGGTCGAGAGATAAACTCGCTGCTGGTCTCGGGTAGAAAGCCCAGAATAATGTCCAGCTGCTTTTCCCGCAGCGTGTTTTGCAGCAGGTCGTTCATGCCAACTTTAACGTCCAAACGTACGCTGGGCGCCTCTGCCAGCAGGCGTTTAGCCAGCTGTGGCAGCATGAACTCCGCCGCCGTGGCCGCCGCGCCGAGGCGAATGTATCCCGCAGTCCCTTCAGCCAACGCGCTCATGTCGCGATGGGTCACTTCCATGTCCTGCACAATTTTTTGAGCTCGCTCACAAAGTAGCAAGCCAGCTTCAGTCAAACGGATCCCTCGGCCGACCTTTAAAATCAGTCGAGTGGCGTAGATTTTCTCCAGCCTTTGAATGCATTTTGTAAGTGCGGGTTGAGTGATACCAAGGGTTATCGCGGCGCGTCCAAGATGCCCTGTGTCCTGAATAGCCAGGAAATAGCG contains:
- a CDS encoding TerC family protein — protein: MTWLFDQWDFIAILLQIIVIDLLLGGDNAVVIAMACRKLPPHQRNKAIVIGTAGAIIARVVLLIVAVKLLDLPYLKLVGGVLLLWIGIKLVANEDEESDIKSGTSLWKTAMTIVVADVVMSLDNVLAVAAAGKGNYVLVALGVVISIPIIIAGSKLVLAMINRFPFIIMLGGALIGWIAGSMFVTDPAIAHLNFAAINHLPTIAGVVGALVVLAIGVGKSKLAVKNGH
- a CDS encoding heme-binding protein, with translation MKKLLLLAALCSISSLNAFSANATTTQAILTSSDADKLIAVAVDKAGRLNANVCIAVLDQSGQLLAFKRMDTAPVGCIDSSILKARAAALYRTPTDKYMGRANGTEPAIATLPGMVPLGGGNPVVYNDSVIGSVGVSGSANPDEITIAQTAADSLK
- a CDS encoding heme-binding protein, producing MKKFSYALLVSGLLVSFATQASDDGITRVPVLTRDMANVLLKKAEDTIKSHHIGGAVAVVDAAGQLITFDRLDGATPANIALAPEKAKTSAYFDQPTETYQQKVSQGNLNILGNPRILPFAGGIPIKLAGQTVGAIGVSTPDGNVDNEAAKAALAALQ
- a CDS encoding DoxX family protein; its protein translation is MNKLTAFSCVIARILAVGLFFTSGTEKIFQYSENVSTMAQNGVPALFLPLVILLEVGGSIAIACGFLTRFTSVFMAAFSIIAGFLFYQGFTLPHLIVWLKNASCAAGFILLVINGPGHWSVDYWISTRFRFNKTNRIGNSAG
- a CDS encoding LysR family transcriptional regulator, whose amino-acid sequence is MELKYLRYFLAIQDTGHLGRAAITLGITQPALTKCIQRLEKIYATRLILKVGRGIRLTEAGLLLCERAQKIVQDMEVTHRDMSALAEGTAGYIRLGAAATAAEFMLPQLAKRLLAEAPSVRLDVKVGMNDLLQNTLREKQLDIILGFLPETSSEFISRPLLDDPVVLVASKDHPLAGIHPTSEQLDQYNWLLPSRKVATRQWLEHRLRAGGYPPPRIQIEANSIATLHSVIVETNLLSFISRRALEEIQHAIPLVEIPMPLLVMPRTFGLQFHSWSELSPVARQFVKIAEKIWDYQ